The proteins below come from a single Spirochaetia bacterium 38H-sp genomic window:
- a CDS encoding metallophosphoesterase produces MDSISYSRLSPLEKLEIAIDVVRNMDTSMRPLNSDGNPGGLVEFSDDDDREIIIIGDLHANKNNLKRILMDSGNLAKLRDNRAVLVFLGDIIHDDRSGYMREMESSIKIMEVTLHLLERYPNNVVYILGNHETMNSQIAKHGIQQGLEYRRALVEYYGEEYANLMQVFFDSLPVFVKHPYFLATHAGPPRGGITREEIINIDHFPNLKHQLLWNRLNELRSTPSMKEYGEEDIVETRRLLGCPENIPFIVGHNPMWKWGGDDSIWINPVGTKNHIILYSNLPKKCPYLVFKDSMQYIVKYADLRLKKRRFVLDDYA; encoded by the coding sequence GTGGATAGTATTTCTTACTCTAGGTTGAGCCCACTGGAAAAGCTTGAGATTGCCATAGATGTTGTGCGCAATATGGATACATCTATGAGGCCATTAAACTCAGACGGCAATCCGGGTGGTCTTGTGGAGTTTTCCGATGATGACGACAGGGAAATCATTATTATAGGCGACTTACACGCCAACAAAAATAATCTTAAGAGAATTCTTATGGATTCTGGTAATCTCGCAAAGCTAAGAGACAACAGAGCAGTACTGGTTTTTTTGGGCGATATTATTCATGATGACCGCTCTGGGTATATGCGCGAGATGGAGTCTTCCATAAAAATTATGGAGGTTACTCTACATCTTCTAGAACGATATCCCAATAATGTGGTTTATATTCTGGGCAATCACGAGACTATGAACAGTCAGATTGCCAAGCATGGTATTCAACAAGGGCTTGAGTACAGACGGGCACTTGTAGAGTACTACGGAGAGGAATATGCCAATCTTATGCAGGTCTTTTTTGATAGTCTGCCTGTTTTTGTCAAGCATCCTTATTTTCTTGCAACGCATGCAGGACCACCAAGGGGAGGTATTACGCGCGAAGAGATTATTAATATAGATCATTTTCCCAACCTTAAACATCAGCTTCTGTGGAATAGGTTGAATGAGCTCCGCTCCACTCCAAGTATGAAGGAGTACGGAGAAGAGGACATTGTAGAGACCCGCAGACTACTAGGATGTCCTGAAAATATTCCTTTTATTGTAGGACATAACCCTATGTGGAAATGGGGTGGAGATGATTCTATCTGGATAAATCCTGTTGGTACAAAGAATCATATAATTTTATACAGTAATCTGCCAAAAAAATGTCCTTATCTGGTTTTTAAGGACTCTATGCAATATATCGTAAAATATGCAGACCTAAGGTTAAAAAAGCGCAGGTTTGTACTTGATGATTATGCCTAG
- a CDS encoding HAD family hydrolase, translating to MKKIKAVVFDLDGTLINTLEDIALACNKVLSDNGYPEHPVQAYGKMVGDGAITLIERALPPSLRQESEIERLYALFRKEYADRAHRSTCLYPGIKELLEHLKKMGIPMAVLSNKPDFIVKDSVKPFLPLEYFDILLGHKDGEKPKPDPAGLKRIISAWELEKEPSCVCMVGDSDVDVFTAKAAGASSCGAAWGFRGREELEKAGADFVADSACELLEFFS from the coding sequence ATGAAAAAAATAAAAGCAGTAGTTTTTGATCTGGATGGAACCCTTATCAACACCCTGGAAGATATAGCCTTAGCCTGTAACAAGGTCTTATCCGATAATGGATATCCCGAGCATCCTGTGCAAGCCTATGGCAAAATGGTAGGAGACGGTGCAATAACACTTATAGAAAGAGCTTTGCCTCCTTCCTTAAGACAAGAGAGTGAGATAGAAAGGCTTTATGCTCTTTTTAGAAAAGAATACGCAGATAGAGCGCATAGAAGTACCTGTCTTTATCCGGGGATAAAAGAACTGCTTGAACATCTGAAGAAGATGGGAATTCCTATGGCTGTTCTTTCCAATAAGCCAGATTTTATAGTAAAAGATTCTGTAAAACCTTTTTTGCCATTGGAATATTTTGATATTCTTTTGGGGCACAAGGATGGTGAAAAGCCCAAGCCTGACCCTGCAGGGCTTAAGAGAATAATATCTGCATGGGAACTGGAGAAGGAGCCTTCTTGTGTATGTATGGTTGGGGACTCTGATGTGGATGTTTTTACGGCAAAGGCTGCAGGAGCATCTTCCTGCGGTGCTGCATGGGGATTCCGTGGCAGAGAAGAGCTGGAAAAAGCTGGTGCCGATTTTGTTGCAGATAGTGCTTGTGAGCTTCTTGAGTTTTTTTCCTGA